The genomic interval TGACCCGGCGCAGACGCTCGTGGCCTTTGATGATGATAGTGCTGGAAGGCAGAACGCGCGCGTAATCTATACCTTCCCGCTGGATGGTCGTTACTATGTGGTTGCCAGCCGGTATGGCCTTCTTGAAGGGACAACCAGCGGTGAGTATCTGCTCAGCGTTGTGGCGCGCTAGTGCTGCTGGCTGGCTCAGACGAGCCGGGCGGTGGGCGCTGACACTGGGTCTGGTGGCGCTATGGTGCTGTGGTTGGCCGGGCCAGGTCACTCCTGTGAACGGGCAGGAAGGCCGCCAGATCCTGTACGGCGAAGCGATTGAGGGGCGGATCACGCAGGCGGAGCCGCGCCAGGTGTACTACTTTCAAGCCCGGCGTGGCGATGTGATCTCCCTGGCGCTGACGCGGCTAGACGGCAACCTGGACCCGGTGTTGTTGTTGGCGGCCAACACGGGCAAGATCATGGCCGTCTCCGACGATGCCGATAGCGCCCTGAGCGCACGAATCGACACCATTCAGATTCCAGAGGACAACTACTACTTTGTAGTAGCCACGCGTTTCGGGCAAGGTCTGGGCGTTACAGAAGGCCGCTTCCGGCTGGAACTGCAGCGGGTGGGTGTTTCATCCCGGGCAGGGGTGTTCCTCAGCTATGGCGATTCTGTTGTTGGCTCGGTGGATGAGGCAAACCCGCGGGTAACCTATGTCTTTGAGGCTAGGCGCGGCGACATCATCAATGTGACTATGCGCCGGATCGCCGGAAACCTGGACGCCCGCGTGTCGATAGTGGGGCCGGATGGCACGCTGCTGGCTGTCAACGATGATCAGGATGCTTCCCTTGATGCGGCGATCACCAACCTGCTGATCCTGGAGCCGGGCTTCTATACCATTGTCGCTACCCGTTTTGGCGAAGAAGCCGGGCGTAGCACGGGAAGCTATGTGCTCAGCCTAGATACGGCACCGACGAGCGGCCAGGGTGCGACGCTCGAATCGGCGCTCCTTCTGCGGTACGGCGACGAGGTCAGAGGGCTGATCGATCGCGACTACCCGGTGCGTTACTACAGCTTTGGCGCGATGCGGGGCGATGTGGTCACGGTCGCTATGAACCGCGCCAGCCGTGATCTCGATCCGCTGGTAGCGATCTTGGATGCTACGGGCAACGTTCTGGCGGAGGACGACGACTCTGGTCCCAGCAACAACGCTCTGATCCAGTCCTATATCATCCCGGCGACAGGCCGATACTACGTCCAGGCGACCCGCTTTGACCGTGCTCAGGGGACGACCACCGGTGACTACATCCTGCGACTGGATGGGGTGACCGGGGAAGCGCCCATTGTCGCGCCCGGCACATTGACGATTCTGCCCGGGAGCACCGTGACCGGCACCATCAGCAACGAAAACAGCGCCATGACTTATGCTTTCCTGGGCCGGGCGGGGGATGTGGTGACGATTGAAATGACAGCGGCGGATGGCGACCTGGATCCGCTGCTGGTACTGTTCTCAGCGGAGAGTGTCCAACTGGCGCTGGACGACGATTCCGGGCCGGGCAAGAATGCCCGCATCGCCGCCTACAGTATCCCGGCTGATGGGACGTACTACATTGTCGCAACGCGGTTTGAGTTCCAGAACGGCCGGACGACAGGCAACTACCGGTTAAGCCTGAGCCGCGATTCCAGCCAGTGACGATTGATGCAATGTCTCCCGGCTGCTACAATGGCCTGCCGGATTACGCCGGGCTGAGCGGCCCGGGTTCACCACAACGAGCACACGGCAAAATGGGCAAAGTACTTTCACTTGAGGAAGCAATAGCCTGGCGGGAAGCGCTGGCGGTCAGCGGGAAGAAGCTGGTCTTCAGCAATGGTCATTTCGACCTTTTCCATGTTGGCCATCTGGACTACCTGGAAAAGGCGCGTGCGCTGGGGGATGCACTGTTTATCGGCGTGAACGATGACGACTCCACGCGGCGGCTTAAGGGGCCGGGCCGTCCCCTGATTCCCGCGGAAGAGCGGGCGCGGCTGCTGGCAGCGCTGGTGGTGGTTGATGCGGTGATCATCTTCTCTAGCGATACGGCTGATGGCCTGATCCGCCAGCTACGCCCGGACATTTATGCCAAGGGCGGTGATTATGAACACAAGGTGCTGCCTGAGCGGACCACTGTCGAAGCATTGGGTGGGCAGGTGGTCTTGATCCCGTTTCTGCCCGGCCACAGCACCTCAGATTTGATTGCGCGGATCAAGGCCCTGGCGGAGGGCGAATGACCTCCGGGACGAATCCTGGCGCTGAATCCTCTCCCTCGCTTCAGGCCGTACCGTTGATGTCTGCTGAACTGCAGGCTAGGGATGACGCTGGTGTGGCCAGGGCAACTGGCATCAACGCTCTGGGGAACATTGCCAGTCGGGTGCTGGGGCTTGGGCGCGAGATGTTGCTCAGCAACTTGTTTGGCGCCGGGGTGGCAGTTGACGCTTTCAACATCGCGCTGATCGTGCCCCGCACCCTGTATGACCTCCTTATCGGAGGACACGTCAACAGCGCCCTGGTGCCGGTGCTCAGCGAATATGCCATGCAGCAGGATCGGTCGGCGTTGTGGCGGCTGGTGAACCTGCTGCTGGGTCTAGTGGTAGTTGCGCTGGCCGTCCTTGTCCTGATGCTGGAACTGCTTGCGCCGCAGATTGTCGGCCTGATCGCCGGGGAAGCGGTGCCGCAGGTGCGGGAACTGGCGACGGTGCTCCTGCGGATCACCATGCCCGCCCTGCTGTTCCTCGGTGTATTTGCCCTGCTGAGTGGTCTGTTGTACGCACTGCGGCGTTTTGCGCTGCCCGCCTTTGCCGGGGCTGTGTTCAATGGCACGATTGTGTTTGTGGCGGTCATCGCTGCGCCCCGGCTGGGTATTCAGGCGATGGCGCTGGGCTGGCTGATCGGCGCGGCGGTGCAGATGGGCGCGCAATGCTGGGGGCTGCGCGGCGCGCAGCTGCGACTGGTGTTGCGCGGCGCGTGGCAGGAACCTGGCCTGCGACGCATTCTGGTGCTCTATGTGCCGGTGCTGGCCTCGCTGGTGATCGACACGCTGGTGATCCGCCTGGTGAGCTACCGTCTGGCAGCACAGGTCGGCCCGGCGAGTATCAGTTATATGAATTTTGCCACGACACTGGTGCAGTTCCCGCACGGGCTGGTCGCAACGGCGATCAGCATCGCCATCTTGCCAACACTCTCCCGGCAGGCGGTATTGCTGCATTCGGATGACGGGTTGCGCACCTATCAAGACACCCTGAGTCGCGGTTTGCGCCTGGCCGCGGCGTTGATTATCCCGGCATCGGTCGGCTTATTTGTGTTGGCGGCGCCGATTGTGCGGTTGATTTTTGAGCACGGCTCCTTCACAGCGGTCGATACCGCTCATACGGTCCTGGCCCTGCAACTCTACCTGATCGGGCTGCCGTTCGCTGCAGTGGATTTGCTGCTGGTTTTTGCCTTCTATTCGCAGCAGGATACTCTGACACCGGCCATTATTGGCGTGATCAGCCTGGCGGCCTATATGGCTGTGGCGCTGGGCCTGATGGATCGCTACGGCCTGTTCAGCCTGATGATTGCTGACTCGGTCAAACATATCCTGCACGCCAGCATCTCCGCGTGGTTGCTGCGCCGGCGGATTGGCGGCCGCTACCGGAACGGTCTGGCGACTACCGTGCTGAAAACCGCCCTGGCCTCGGCGGTGATGGGGCTGGTGGCCGCCGAAGCCAACCGGTTGCTGACCGATCTGGTCCCTGCAGGGTTGCCGGGAGAGATTCTGCTGGTACTTGGCGCAGCGGCAGCCGGCGGCGCTATGTTCATGGTGCTGGCGCTGGCGCTGCACATCGGGGAGTTGACCTGGCTGCTGGGCCTTTTGAAGGCGCGGCTGGTACGGTAGCGCTGTCTTCAGGCTTGTTGCACAATTTCAGCGGTGTTATGCGACCGTTTGGCTCCGATCCGCATCCTACTGTGCAGCGCCGGTGGGGTATAATGCGTCCCGGTTCATGCCTGACACTTTAGCGAGGAGACACTCCAAGATGCCATTTCAGAAGATCGTACCGCCTGCGGCCGGTGAGAAGATCACGGTAAAGGATGGTAAGCTGCACATTCCGGATCAGCCGATCATCGCGTTTATCGAAGGTGATGGCATCGGTTATGACATTATGACCGCATCCAAGCGGATCTGGGATGCGGCTGTGGAGAAGGCTTACGGCGGCCAGCGCA from Anaerolineae bacterium carries:
- a CDS encoding adenylyltransferase/cytidyltransferase family protein, with product MGKVLSLEEAIAWREALAVSGKKLVFSNGHFDLFHVGHLDYLEKARALGDALFIGVNDDDSTRRLKGPGRPLIPAEERARLLAALVVVDAVIIFSSDTADGLIRQLRPDIYAKGGDYEHKVLPERTTVEALGGQVVLIPFLPGHSTSDLIARIKALAEGE
- the murJ gene encoding murein biosynthesis integral membrane protein MurJ; amino-acid sequence: MSAELQARDDAGVARATGINALGNIASRVLGLGREMLLSNLFGAGVAVDAFNIALIVPRTLYDLLIGGHVNSALVPVLSEYAMQQDRSALWRLVNLLLGLVVVALAVLVLMLELLAPQIVGLIAGEAVPQVRELATVLLRITMPALLFLGVFALLSGLLYALRRFALPAFAGAVFNGTIVFVAVIAAPRLGIQAMALGWLIGAAVQMGAQCWGLRGAQLRLVLRGAWQEPGLRRILVLYVPVLASLVIDTLVIRLVSYRLAAQVGPASISYMNFATTLVQFPHGLVATAISIAILPTLSRQAVLLHSDDGLRTYQDTLSRGLRLAAALIIPASVGLFVLAAPIVRLIFEHGSFTAVDTAHTVLALQLYLIGLPFAAVDLLLVFAFYSQQDTLTPAIIGVISLAAYMAVALGLMDRYGLFSLMIADSVKHILHASISAWLLRRRIGGRYRNGLATTVLKTALASAVMGLVAAEANRLLTDLVPAGLPGEILLVLGAAAAGGAMFMVLALALHIGELTWLLGLLKARLVR